Proteins encoded by one window of Betaproteobacteria bacterium:
- a CDS encoding DUF427 domain-containing protein, translating into MVEGNVYFPREALNWNCLRESSTRSDCPRKGIARYLHIVVDGAVNTDAGWYYPEPKPAAHGIAGHVAFWRGVRMEK; encoded by the coding sequence ATGGTCGAGGGCAACGTCTACTTTCCGCGCGAAGCACTGAACTGGAACTGCCTGCGCGAGAGTTCGACACGCAGCGACTGCCCGCGCAAGGGCATCGCGCGCTACCTGCACATCGTAGTGGATGGCGCGGTCAACACCGATGCCGGATGGTACTACCCGGAGCCCAAACCGGCCGCACACGGCATCGCGGGACACGTCGCTTTCTGGCGCGGCGTGCGAATGGAAAAGTAA
- a CDS encoding DoxX family protein produces MAWALTAMSPEHVHWVEALARILVGSLFVVGGFHHLPMSAELSGRVAQRGVPLPRLALGLATAFQIMLGAALMAGLWVRWAALGLIGFTIVASLLLLNFWAMEGQARAGASNQFLTNIAVIGGLLYASVADLPS; encoded by the coding sequence TTGGCATGGGCGCTGACCGCCATGTCGCCTGAGCACGTGCATTGGGTCGAGGCGCTCGCCCGCATCCTGGTGGGCAGTCTCTTCGTCGTCGGCGGGTTTCACCATCTGCCGATGTCTGCCGAGCTGAGCGGGAGAGTGGCACAGCGCGGGGTACCGCTGCCACGATTGGCGCTCGGCCTGGCGACGGCTTTCCAGATCATGCTCGGCGCGGCGCTGATGGCCGGCCTGTGGGTGCGCTGGGCCGCGCTCGGGTTGATCGGCTTCACCATCGTCGCTTCGCTGCTGCTCCTGAACTTCTGGGCGATGGAGGGTCAGGCCCGGGCCGGTGCATCGAATCAGTTTCTGACCAACATCGCCGTCATTGGCGGACTGCTGTATGCGTCCGTGGCCGACCTGCCTTCCTGA
- a CDS encoding EVE domain-containing protein: MHQWLMKSEPDVYGIDHLAAAPDTTTAWWGVRNYQARNFMRDRMQVGDQAFFYHSSCPEPGIAGIVEVASGSYPDETQFDPASDYYDPKATRENPRWFLVDVKLVRKTPLVPLAELRSHPELAHMRVLQRGNRLSITPVEPAEWRFILDLIARDER; encoded by the coding sequence ATGCATCAGTGGCTGATGAAGTCTGAACCGGACGTCTACGGCATCGATCACCTCGCCGCTGCCCCGGACACGACGACGGCGTGGTGGGGCGTGCGCAACTATCAGGCGCGCAACTTCATGCGCGATCGCATGCAGGTGGGCGATCAGGCCTTCTTCTACCATTCGAGCTGCCCGGAGCCGGGCATCGCCGGCATCGTCGAGGTTGCCAGCGGATCCTACCCCGACGAGACGCAGTTCGACCCGGCGAGCGACTACTACGATCCGAAGGCGACCCGCGAGAATCCGCGCTGGTTCCTGGTCGACGTGAAGCTCGTGCGCAAGACCCCACTCGTCCCGCTGGCGGAACTGCGTTCCCATCCGGAACTCGCTCACATGCGCGTGCTGCAGCGAGGCAACCGGTTGTCGATCACGCCGGTCGAGCCGGCGGAGTGGCGCTTCATTCTCGATCTGATCGCACGCGATGAGCGCTAG
- a CDS encoding ATP-dependent 6-phosphofructokinase yields the protein MSDNGHAPEAAHDKRLTADDLAIDILGRCVLPSPVAEHLGARSMHFVGAADKVLLDDGLSSQAGSSVDLALRPAFELAGPRDKIFFDPRTVRCGIVTCGGLAPGLNNVVRGIVLELWAGYGVRQIFGFRYGYEGLIARHGHLPATLTPESVADIHHDGGTMLGTSRGSQDAGEVVDNLEANGIGILFVVGGDGTMRGAMRIAEEVARRGLRIGVIGVPKTIDNDVPFIDRSFGYVSAYSAAVDVISGARVEAVAARDGIGLVKLMGRHSGFLACQAALASTEADLVLIPEVPVVLDGQRGVFACIDRVLARKGHAVIVVAEGAAQDQMPDAPSGEKRDKSGNAKLKDVGVFLRDRLGEHLRSLGREPTIKYIDPSYAIRSIPACPSDSVYCWHMARNAVHAAMAGNTAMLIGRWHGRFVHVPMKLATRESRHVDVDGDLWMSVIEATGQPRAFA from the coding sequence ATGAGCGATAACGGACATGCACCCGAAGCCGCACACGATAAACGCCTGACTGCAGACGATCTCGCCATCGATATCCTCGGTCGATGCGTGTTGCCATCGCCGGTGGCGGAACATCTCGGTGCACGCAGCATGCACTTTGTCGGTGCGGCGGACAAGGTATTGCTCGATGATGGACTCTCCAGCCAGGCCGGATCGTCCGTCGATCTCGCCTTGCGCCCGGCGTTCGAACTCGCCGGTCCGCGCGACAAGATCTTCTTCGACCCGCGCACGGTCCGCTGCGGCATCGTCACCTGCGGCGGGCTGGCACCCGGACTCAACAACGTGGTGCGCGGCATCGTCCTCGAGCTCTGGGCCGGGTATGGCGTGCGCCAGATCTTCGGCTTCCGCTACGGTTACGAGGGGCTGATCGCGCGCCATGGCCACCTGCCGGCGACGCTGACGCCGGAATCCGTGGCCGATATCCATCACGATGGTGGCACCATGCTCGGGACTTCGCGCGGATCGCAGGACGCAGGCGAGGTGGTCGACAACCTGGAAGCCAATGGCATCGGCATTCTCTTCGTCGTCGGCGGCGATGGCACCATGCGTGGAGCGATGCGCATCGCTGAGGAAGTCGCGCGGCGCGGCCTGCGCATCGGCGTGATCGGCGTGCCGAAGACGATCGACAACGACGTGCCCTTCATCGATCGCAGCTTCGGCTATGTCAGTGCCTATTCCGCCGCCGTCGATGTGATCAGCGGCGCGCGGGTCGAGGCGGTGGCGGCGCGCGATGGCATCGGTCTCGTCAAGCTGATGGGCCGCCATTCCGGTTTTCTGGCGTGCCAGGCAGCGTTGGCCTCGACCGAGGCCGATCTCGTGTTGATCCCCGAGGTGCCCGTCGTCCTCGACGGTCAGCGCGGCGTGTTTGCCTGCATCGATCGCGTGCTCGCGCGCAAAGGGCACGCCGTGATCGTGGTGGCCGAGGGCGCCGCACAGGACCAGATGCCCGACGCACCGAGCGGAGAGAAGCGCGACAAGAGCGGCAACGCGAAGCTCAAGGACGTCGGCGTCTTCCTGCGCGATCGCCTCGGCGAACATCTGCGCTCGCTCGGCCGCGAGCCGACGATCAAGTACATCGATCCGAGCTATGCCATCCGCAGCATTCCGGCCTGTCCGTCGGACAGCGTCTACTGCTGGCACATGGCGAGGAACGCCGTGCACGCCGCCATGGCCGGCAATACCGCGATGCTGATCGGTCGCTGGCACGGGCGGTTCGTGCACGTGCCGATGAAGCTCGCCACGCGCGAGAGCCGCCATGTCGACGTCGATGGCGATCTCTGGATGTCGGTGATCGAAGCGACAGGACAGCCGCGCGCGTTCGCGTAA
- a CDS encoding bifunctional enoyl-CoA hydratase/phosphate acetyltransferase — translation MECLENRTFEEIKVGDCATLTRTLTERDIMLFAVMSGDINPAHVDPEYAASSQFREVIGHGMWSGALISTVLGTQFPGPGTIYLGQDLRFRHPVGVGDAITVKVTATARDVEKGRVTLSTECVNQDGKVVVSGTAYVLAPRQKVRRPRVALPEVRIGDRETRFRHIAERVKGLKLPPVPVAVIYPCDADSLASTLQAMREGVIVPVLIGPEAAVRETADAAQLDLTGMAIRPAASRGEAAALAVQLARQGAVRAIMRGSLETAELMAPVAADSWLRTERRLSHVFVVDVPAYTKPLFITDAALNVEPTLEDKRDIVQNAVDLAHMLGNTLPRVALLAATDTVDPGMRATLDAATLCKMADRGQITGAALDGPLAFDDAVSLKVARRGGLLSPVAGQADILVVPDMASGNMLAKQLAHFADALAAGIVLGARVPIALPDRTDDRMASMASAMLVHIVANAKQA, via the coding sequence ATGGAGTGCCTGGAGAACCGGACGTTCGAAGAGATCAAGGTCGGTGACTGCGCGACGCTCACGCGCACGCTTACCGAGCGCGACATCATGCTGTTCGCCGTGATGTCGGGCGACATCAATCCGGCGCACGTCGATCCCGAGTACGCCGCGAGCAGCCAGTTCCGCGAGGTGATCGGGCATGGCATGTGGAGCGGTGCGCTGATTTCCACCGTGCTCGGCACGCAGTTTCCCGGACCCGGCACGATCTACCTCGGGCAGGACCTGCGTTTTCGGCATCCGGTGGGGGTCGGCGATGCAATCACCGTGAAGGTGACGGCGACGGCGCGCGACGTCGAGAAAGGCCGGGTCACGCTGTCCACCGAGTGCGTGAATCAGGATGGCAAGGTCGTCGTCTCCGGCACCGCCTATGTGCTGGCGCCGCGGCAGAAGGTGCGACGCCCGCGTGTCGCATTGCCCGAGGTACGCATCGGCGACCGCGAGACACGTTTCCGTCATATCGCCGAGCGGGTGAAGGGGCTCAAGCTGCCACCCGTGCCGGTGGCGGTGATCTATCCGTGCGATGCCGATTCGCTCGCCAGCACGCTGCAGGCGATGCGAGAGGGTGTGATCGTTCCGGTGCTCATCGGGCCTGAAGCGGCAGTGCGCGAGACGGCGGACGCAGCGCAGCTCGACCTCACCGGAATGGCCATCCGTCCTGCTGCAAGCCGCGGCGAGGCTGCGGCACTCGCAGTGCAGCTCGCGCGCCAGGGCGCAGTGCGGGCGATCATGAGGGGCAGCCTGGAGACGGCAGAGTTGATGGCACCGGTGGCGGCGGACTCGTGGCTGCGTACCGAGCGCCGCCTGAGCCACGTGTTCGTGGTGGATGTCCCGGCTTACACGAAGCCGCTCTTCATCACCGATGCCGCGCTCAACGTCGAGCCAACCCTGGAGGACAAGCGCGACATCGTCCAGAATGCGGTCGACCTCGCGCACATGCTTGGCAATACGCTGCCCCGCGTCGCGCTCCTCGCAGCGACCGACACGGTCGATCCCGGGATGCGCGCGACGCTGGACGCAGCGACCCTATGCAAGATGGCCGACCGTGGACAGATCACCGGCGCCGCACTCGACGGTCCGCTCGCCTTCGACGACGCGGTGTCACTCAAGGTGGCGCGCCGCGGCGGGCTGCTCTCTCCGGTGGCGGGGCAGGCCGACATCCTCGTCGTGCCCGACATGGCATCGGGCAACATGCTCGCGAAACAACTCGCCCACTTCGCGGATGCGCTTGCTGCGGGCATCGTGCTGGGCGCACGCGTCCCCATCGCTCTGCCCGATCGTACAGACGACCGCATGGCAAGCATGGCCTCTGCGATGCTGGTTCACATCGTCGCCAACGCGAAACAGGCGTGA